A region of the Longimicrobium sp. genome:
AGCTGTCGACCGCGTCCATCAGGGCGGTGATCTTCTGGCCCCACTCGCTGTTCGGGTCGCCCGACTCCAGCGCCTTGAGCCCCGAGCCCGCGATGATGGGAATGTCGTCGCCCGGGAAGTCGTACTCGCTGAGCAGCTCGCAGACTTCCAGCTCCACCAGTTCCAGGAGCTCCGGGTCGTCCACCATGTCGACCTTGTTCAGGAAGACCACGATGTACGGCACGTTCACCTGGCGCGCCAGCAGGATGTGCTCGCGCGTCTGGGGCATGGGGCCGTCGGCCGCCGACACCACCAGGATCGCTCCGTCCATCTGCGCCGCGCCCGTGATCATGTTCTTCACGTAGTCGGCGTGGCCGGGGCAGTCGACGTGCGCGTAGTGGCGCGCCTCGGTCTGGTACTCCACGTGCGCGGTGCTGATCGTGATGCCGCGCGCGCGCTCCTCGGGAGCCTTGTCGATGTTGTCGAAGCTGATGAAGTCGGCGAGCCCCTTGGCCGCCTGGATCCGCGTGATCGCGGCCGTCAGCGTGGTCTTGCCGTGGTCCACGTGCCCGATGGTGCCCACGTTCACGTGCGGCTTGTTGCGCTCGAACTTAGCCTTGGCCATTTCCCTTGTCGGTCCGATCCGGATGGTTGAATCGAGTGGGAGCGCGGCAGCGGGCTGCGCGAAGACTCCCCCGGTTTCGGGCCATCAGTGCCCGAACGCCGAACCGCGAGCCGTCGCGCAACTCCCTCCGCGAAGGCTCGCCAGTTGTCTCCCCCCGCCGTGCGTCCGCGCGACCCAAGGTCGTGCGAATACACTACTCCCGGCAGAAGGCAAGACGAGCAATGTATCGCAGGTGCCGCGGGGAGTCAACCCCCAGCGCCCTCGCCGCCGCTGTTCCCCACCCCACCCCCCACGGGTGGAGCGGACCCAATACTGCCCCGTCCGCCGCCGGCCGCAAGCCCCATTTTTCTCCCGCCACCGCCCGCACGCCGGCTCACTCGATGGTCTTGGAGAAGCGGCCCACGGTGAGGCCCAGGATGAGCACGGCCATCAGGGCGAGCACGGCCCCGTCGCGCCACAGGTGCTCCATCCCCGTTCCCTTCAGCAGCACGCCCCGCAGGATGCGCAGGTAGTAGGTGAGCGGAAGGGCGGCGCTGGCCCCCCGCAGCACGGGGGGCATGGCCTCGCGCGGAAACATGAAGCCGCTGAGCAGGATGTTGGGGAGCAGGAGCATGAAGCTCAGCTGCATCGCCTGCGCCTGCGTGCGCGCCACGGTGGAAACGAAGAGCCCCAGCCCCAGGCTGGCGAAGACGAACAGCAGCGTCAGCGCGTACAGCGTCGGCACACTTCCGCGCACCGGCACGCCGAAGACGAAGCGGCCCAGCAGCAGCACCACCGTCATCTGCACGTAGCCCACGCCGATGAAGGGAAGGATCTTTCCCAGCATCAGGCTGGTCCTGTCGATAGGGGTAACGATCAGCTGCTCCAGCGTCCCCCGCTCGCGCTCCCGCGTGACGGCCAGGCTGGTGACCAGGATCATCGTCATGGAAAGCAGCACGCCGATCAGCCCGGGGACGATGTACACCTCGCTGCGCAGCCCCGGGTTGTACCACGGGCGGACGCGCACCTCCAGCGCGGGCACCCCACCCGCCACCTTGCGCGCCTGCACGGTGCCGGCGAGCGCCGCGCCCGAGATGGCTGCGGACGAGGCCATGGGGTCCGCCGCGTCGACGACCACCTGCGCCTGTGCGCCGTGGCCGCGCCGGAGGTCGCGCGCGAAGCCCGGCGGAACGACGATGCCGGCGCGCGCCCGCCCCGCGTCGAGTTCGCGCTTCATTTCGGTCCGCGTGGCGACGGGGCCCGTCACCCGGAAGTTGCCGGTGTTCTGCATCACCGCCACTAGCGCGCGGCTCTCCGACGTGCGCGATTCGTCGAGCACCACCGTGGGCAGGTTGCGGACGTCGGTGCGGATGGCGAAGCCGAACAGCACCAGTTGCATCGCGGGCATGGCCAGCATCAGCGCCAGCGTAAAGCGGTCGCGCCGCATCTGCACGAATTCCTTCCACAGCATGGGCCAGAGCGGCCAGCGGCGAAGCCGGTCCATGGCGCTCATACCACCACCCCCTCGTCGCGGCGCTGCAGCTCGATGAACACGTCCTCGATGCTGGGCTGGCCGAACTGCGCCGTGATCTCCGGGGGCGTACCCAGGGCGATCAGGTGGCTGCGCGAAAGGAAGGCGATGCGGTGGCACTGCTCCGCCTCGTCCATGTAGTGGGTGGTGACCAGGATGGTGGTCCCCGCCGCGGCAAGCTGGTGGATGAGCTGCCAGAACCGGCGCCGCGCGGCGGGATCCACCCCGGCCGTGGGCTCGTCTAGGAACAGCATGCGCGGGCGATGGGCGGTGGCGCAGGCCAGGGCCACGCGCTGCTTCCATCCGCCGCTCAGGGTGCCCGTCAGCTGGCGGGCGCGGGGCTCCAGCTCCAGCTCCGACAGCAGCTGCGCCGTCCTGCGCTCGCGCTCGCGCCCCGCCAGCCCGTAGACGGAGGCGTAGAAACGGAGGTTTTCGGCCACGCTCATGTCGTCATAAAGGCCGAATTTCTGGGACATGTAGCCGATGGAGCGGCGCACCTGTTCCGGCTCGCGCGCCACGTCGTGGCCTACGACCATCGCGGTTCCCGACGTGGGCTGCATCAGCCCGCAGAGCATGCGGATGGTGGTCGTCTTTCCCGAGCCGTTGGGCCCCAGCAGGCCGAACACCTCGCCCCGGGCGATCTCCATGTCCAGCGAGTGGACCGCCACCGCCTTTCCGAACACCTTGCGCAGGGCGACGGCGCGGACCGCGGCTTCGTCCGCGCTCATGGCCGCTTCTCCGCAATGGGAAGGGCGACGGTCAGGGGAAGGCCGGCCTTGAGCATTCCCGTTCCGTCGTCGAACTCCACGCGCACGCCGAAGAGCAGGTCCTCGCGCTCATCTTCCGTGAGTGCCACGCGTGGCGTGAACTCCGCGCGGGGGTTGATGGAGGCGATCCGGCCGCGGAACGTTGGGTCCGGGTGCCCGTCCAGCGTGGCGGTGACCGTCTGCCCCGTCCGCAGCAGGG
Encoded here:
- a CDS encoding GTP-binding protein; this encodes MAKAKFERNKPHVNVGTIGHVDHGKTTLTAAITRIQAAKGLADFISFDNIDKAPEERARGITISTAHVEYQTEARHYAHVDCPGHADYVKNMITGAAQMDGAILVVSAADGPMPQTREHILLARQVNVPYIVVFLNKVDMVDDPELLELVELEVCELLSEYDFPGDDIPIIAGSGLKALESGDPNSEWGQKITALMDAVDS
- a CDS encoding ABC transporter permease — translated: MSAMDRLRRWPLWPMLWKEFVQMRRDRFTLALMLAMPAMQLVLFGFAIRTDVRNLPTVVLDESRTSESRALVAVMQNTGNFRVTGPVATRTEMKRELDAGRARAGIVVPPGFARDLRRGHGAQAQVVVDAADPMASSAAISGAALAGTVQARKVAGGVPALEVRVRPWYNPGLRSEVYIVPGLIGVLLSMTMILVTSLAVTRERERGTLEQLIVTPIDRTSLMLGKILPFIGVGYVQMTVVLLLGRFVFGVPVRGSVPTLYALTLLFVFASLGLGLFVSTVARTQAQAMQLSFMLLLPNILLSGFMFPREAMPPVLRGASAALPLTYYLRILRGVLLKGTGMEHLWRDGAVLALMAVLILGLTVGRFSKTIE
- a CDS encoding ABC transporter ATP-binding protein; translation: MSADEAAVRAVALRKVFGKAVAVHSLDMEIARGEVFGLLGPNGSGKTTTIRMLCGLMQPTSGTAMVVGHDVAREPEQVRRSIGYMSQKFGLYDDMSVAENLRFYASVYGLAGRERERRTAQLLSELELEPRARQLTGTLSGGWKQRVALACATAHRPRMLFLDEPTAGVDPAARRRFWQLIHQLAAAGTTILVTTHYMDEAEQCHRIAFLSRSHLIALGTPPEITAQFGQPSIEDVFIELQRRDEGVVV